The following proteins are co-located in the Leptospira weilii genome:
- a CDS encoding ABC transporter ATP-binding protein: protein MTFNERALFVCKDLSYSIGKKRILKQISFSLFRGELVLLRGDNGAGKTTLLRAILNHERHKDSFSFMDSESTKPRISYLGHELGLYTSLSLEENLRYFLSIAKMEYSKDKVGALLKSFQLWTRKQDPIFTFSRGMRQKAALVRALLTGGDLILLDEPFTALDQSGLETAIYVLEEYSLNSAVLLVTHDPRIPFSRQTKSLTLKEGNLETSVLSAP from the coding sequence TTGACATTCAATGAACGAGCGCTTTTCGTCTGTAAAGACCTATCTTATTCTATCGGAAAAAAACGGATTCTCAAACAGATTTCATTTTCTCTTTTCCGCGGGGAACTCGTACTACTTCGAGGAGACAACGGGGCCGGAAAAACAACTCTTCTCAGAGCGATTCTCAATCACGAACGTCATAAGGATTCTTTTTCTTTTATGGACTCCGAATCGACAAAGCCTCGAATTTCTTACCTAGGTCACGAACTCGGACTTTATACCTCTCTCAGTCTCGAGGAAAATCTTCGTTATTTTCTTTCCATCGCAAAAATGGAATATTCGAAAGATAAAGTTGGCGCTCTTTTGAAGTCGTTCCAGCTCTGGACGAGAAAACAAGATCCGATCTTTACCTTTTCCAGAGGAATGAGGCAAAAGGCCGCTTTGGTGCGAGCGCTTTTGACCGGAGGGGACTTGATACTTTTGGATGAACCGTTTACCGCGCTCGATCAATCCGGACTCGAAACCGCGATTTATGTTTTGGAGGAATATTCTCTAAATTCCGCGGTGTTGCTCGTGACTCACGATCCCCGCATTCCTTTTTCTCGCCAAACAAAGTCGTTGACTCTAAAGGAGGGGAATCTTGAAACCTCTGTTCTTTCTGCTCCATAA
- a CDS encoding ArsR/SmtB family transcription factor, with product MVQEEEKTDQLSLAFAALADPTRRKILASLRYGEITVKQLAEPFSMSLPAITKHLKVLEKAGLISRGREAQWRPARLETGPLKEIANWIDEYRQIWEARLDRLDEYLQELQKIQTNQERKTDYESGKN from the coding sequence ATGGTTCAAGAAGAAGAGAAAACAGACCAACTTAGTCTTGCTTTTGCGGCCTTAGCGGACCCGACTCGCCGCAAAATTTTGGCATCTCTTCGGTATGGAGAGATCACTGTGAAGCAACTTGCGGAACCTTTTTCCATGAGTCTTCCGGCAATCACAAAACATCTCAAAGTGTTGGAAAAAGCAGGGCTCATTTCCCGAGGCCGGGAAGCTCAATGGAGACCGGCTCGCCTGGAGACCGGGCCTTTGAAAGAAATAGCGAACTGGATCGACGAATATCGACAGATTTGGGAAGCCAGATTGGACCGCCTGGACGAATATTTACAAGAACTTCAAAAAATACAAACAAATCAAGAAAGGAAAACAGACTATGAATCAGGAAAAAATTAA
- a CDS encoding heme exporter protein CcmB, which produces MKPLFFLLHKEFLLLGRAVNGILSILVLITSIVFIFNYALEQTGKLDRQTLIGIKWSVLFLTSYVFIGQSSWEERENGGGRISSLFLPIWMRFLSKSLAVFAGLTIAAVYLMILLSVFFQTFPLSWKDLTVNLIFFLPGVLCISFLGVALSHISDSSRLKEILLPLLMIPFTIPVLLFGMEAERKLERMPVFDPIPGIAILLSFCIFYAGIGILLLELSGDEP; this is translated from the coding sequence TTGAAACCTCTGTTCTTTCTGCTCCATAAGGAATTTCTGTTATTGGGAAGGGCGGTCAACGGAATATTGTCTATTCTCGTTTTGATCACTTCGATCGTATTCATTTTCAATTATGCGTTGGAACAGACCGGAAAACTCGATCGTCAGACTCTGATCGGAATCAAATGGTCCGTTTTGTTCCTTACTTCTTATGTTTTTATCGGCCAGTCCTCTTGGGAAGAACGGGAAAACGGCGGAGGAAGAATCAGTTCTCTTTTCCTTCCGATTTGGATGCGTTTTCTTTCCAAGTCTCTCGCGGTTTTTGCGGGGCTTACGATTGCCGCCGTTTACTTAATGATTTTATTATCCGTTTTCTTTCAAACGTTCCCTCTGAGTTGGAAAGATCTCACAGTAAATCTGATTTTCTTTTTGCCCGGAGTTCTTTGTATTTCTTTTTTGGGAGTCGCTTTGAGTCATATCAGCGACTCTTCCAGGCTCAAGGAAATTCTGCTTCCGCTTTTGATGATCCCGTTTACGATTCCGGTCCTTCTTTTCGGAATGGAAGCGGAAAGAAAACTGGAAAGAATGCCCGTGTTTGATCCGATTCCCGGAATTGCCATCCTACTTTCGTTTTGTATTTTTTACGCTGGAATCGGAATTCTACTTTTGGAACTTTCCGGAGACGAACCTTAA
- the ccsA gene encoding cytochrome c biogenesis protein CcsA — translation MKIRIAHPVWDWVLSAVFLIGFPAAVLLSLNYPNVILQQGTAHRIFYFHVPVAWVALYGPIFSLVFAVLYLVRKESKWDLLSLSANQIALLFAVGVIFSGRIWALSAWGVPWDKTDARLQSFTVLFISLIAYFVFRILIADASKKKIFSAFLSILCAVNAVITWGAIRWMDNPGNHPESILGKGGMDSDIRLSFWIGVLAYHILFLVLFRFAYRLSKIEDLRENLPEREE, via the coding sequence ATGAAAATTCGTATCGCTCATCCCGTTTGGGATTGGGTCTTGTCTGCGGTTTTTTTAATAGGTTTCCCGGCCGCCGTTTTATTGTCGCTCAATTACCCGAACGTGATCTTACAACAAGGAACGGCCCACAGAATTTTTTACTTTCACGTTCCGGTCGCTTGGGTTGCTCTTTACGGTCCGATTTTTTCTCTCGTTTTCGCGGTTCTTTATCTGGTTCGAAAAGAATCCAAATGGGATTTGCTTTCTCTTTCGGCAAATCAGATCGCTCTTTTGTTTGCAGTGGGGGTGATATTTTCGGGAAGAATTTGGGCGCTGAGCGCCTGGGGAGTTCCCTGGGATAAGACCGATGCGAGACTTCAATCGTTTACGGTTTTGTTTATTAGCTTGATTGCATATTTTGTTTTTCGAATATTGATCGCCGACGCTTCCAAGAAAAAAATATTCTCCGCTTTTCTGAGTATTCTCTGTGCCGTGAACGCAGTTATCACCTGGGGGGCGATTCGTTGGATGGATAATCCGGGGAATCATCCCGAGTCGATTCTTGGAAAGGGGGGAATGGATTCCGACATCCGTCTGAGTTTCTGGATAGGAGTTCTTGCGTATCATATTCTATTTTTGGTATTATTCCGTTTCGCTTATCGTTTGTCTAAGATCGAAGATCTTCGCGAGAATTTACCGGAAAGGGAAGAGTAA
- the purS gene encoding phosphoribosylformylglycinamidine synthase subunit PurS: MYIAKIQVVLKESVLDPQGSTVKKVLSEVGEKSVRDVRVGKYIELKIDAPNEEAAKKDVERLCDKILVNHVIETYSLNIQKI; the protein is encoded by the coding sequence ATGTATATCGCAAAAATCCAAGTAGTCCTTAAGGAATCCGTTTTGGATCCGCAAGGAAGTACGGTAAAAAAAGTTCTCTCCGAAGTCGGAGAAAAATCCGTTCGAGACGTGAGAGTCGGCAAGTATATCGAACTCAAAATCGACGCTCCAAACGAAGAAGCGGCTAAAAAGGATGTGGAAAGACTTTGCGATAAGATTCTCGTCAATCATGTAATAGAAACATATTCTCTGAATAT
- a CDS encoding phosphoribosylaminoimidazolesuccinocarboxamide synthase: MNLPNPSYRGKVRDIYDLGDKLILSSSDRISAFDVVFPQAVPNKGKVLNRISASWFEFFKNVPNHILETDVENFPFPFRGREELKGRSVLVKKCKRIDYECVVRGYIAGSGWKEYRNEGTLAGVKLPSGLKESAKLPEPVFTPAVKNDQGHDENISEKEMENRIGKELFEILKEKSISIFLRASEVVDSAGIILCDTKFEFGILDGQVILIDELLTPDSSRYWSADTYSVGISPPSLDKQILRNYLETTSWNKMSPAPGLPAELIQELREKYQKIEDLILSCISQKSK, translated from the coding sequence ATGAATTTGCCGAATCCTTCCTATCGGGGAAAAGTTAGGGATATTTACGATCTCGGTGATAAACTGATTCTTTCCTCTTCGGATCGTATTTCCGCTTTCGACGTCGTTTTTCCGCAGGCCGTGCCAAACAAAGGAAAGGTTCTCAATCGGATTTCCGCTTCTTGGTTTGAATTTTTTAAAAACGTCCCCAATCATATTTTGGAAACGGACGTGGAGAATTTTCCTTTTCCCTTTCGAGGCCGTGAGGAATTGAAGGGCCGGTCGGTTCTTGTAAAAAAGTGCAAACGGATTGACTACGAATGTGTGGTTCGCGGTTATATCGCGGGTTCCGGTTGGAAGGAATACAGGAACGAGGGAACTCTTGCGGGCGTAAAACTTCCCTCAGGTTTGAAAGAATCCGCAAAACTTCCCGAGCCGGTTTTTACTCCCGCGGTCAAAAACGATCAAGGTCATGATGAGAATATCTCGGAAAAAGAAATGGAGAATCGGATCGGAAAGGAACTGTTCGAGATTCTGAAAGAAAAATCGATTTCCATTTTCCTGCGTGCCTCTGAAGTGGTAGATAGTGCGGGAATCATTCTTTGTGATACTAAATTCGAGTTTGGAATTTTGGACGGACAAGTCATTCTGATTGACGAGCTTTTGACTCCGGATTCTTCCCGGTATTGGTCTGCGGATACGTATTCTGTCGGAATTTCTCCGCCGAGCTTGGACAAACAGATTCTTAGGAATTATCTGGAAACCACGAGTTGGAACAAGATGTCCCCCGCGCCCGGTCTCCCGGCGGAACTTATTCAAGAGCTGAGAGAAAAATATCAGAAGATAGAGGATCTCATTCTTTCATGTATATCGCAAAAATCCAAGTAG
- a CDS encoding PP2C family protein-serine/threonine phosphatase: protein MSSPNYSLYTVLAVDDSEINLKLIVHTLKPLGFQIFTAESAADARSVLLTNRVDVLLLDVSMPDQDGFSFCKELREIERFKLLPILFITGINREVGFDEAISHGGDDFIHKPFQPKELVAKIRAFIRIKILQDEVLEQKRNYERELIMARKVQQELLPEKELEWNGISLSTIFQPLMQIGGDYTDAWVENDSLHIFIADCSGHGPSAALLAAMLKMQVSSLSPDQSLQEKVQTLRYNLEKILPDEFSITFFYGILNKDLSFEYSNGGHPPPILYQNGEVTTLSGMGPLIIPIEINVKEEFKSVQFEKGSYLLLYTDGATEITDKSMNILGEEKLKKIFQENISKEGDILVSMMESILAHSDRGTNDDDIAMMVLKL from the coding sequence TTGTCCTCTCCGAATTATAGTCTGTATACGGTTCTTGCGGTCGACGATTCCGAGATAAATCTAAAGTTGATCGTACATACCCTCAAACCTTTGGGCTTTCAGATTTTTACGGCCGAGTCCGCCGCCGACGCGCGTAGTGTTCTTCTTACGAATCGAGTGGACGTGCTTTTGTTGGACGTAAGTATGCCCGACCAAGACGGTTTTTCCTTTTGTAAAGAACTCAGAGAAATCGAAAGATTCAAACTTCTTCCCATTCTTTTTATCACTGGGATCAATCGCGAAGTAGGTTTCGACGAGGCAATTTCTCACGGCGGAGACGACTTCATCCACAAACCGTTTCAGCCGAAGGAATTGGTCGCTAAAATTCGCGCTTTCATTCGAATTAAAATTCTTCAAGACGAGGTTTTAGAACAAAAAAGAAATTACGAGAGGGAACTTATCATGGCGAGGAAAGTTCAGCAGGAACTTCTCCCCGAAAAAGAATTGGAATGGAACGGAATCAGCTTAAGTACGATCTTTCAACCTCTGATGCAGATCGGCGGGGATTACACGGACGCTTGGGTTGAAAACGATTCTCTCCATATTTTTATCGCCGATTGTTCCGGTCACGGTCCTTCCGCGGCCTTGCTCGCCGCGATGCTCAAGATGCAGGTCTCCAGTCTTTCTCCGGATCAAAGTTTGCAAGAGAAGGTGCAGACACTTCGCTATAATCTTGAGAAAATTCTTCCCGACGAATTTTCGATTACGTTCTTTTACGGAATCTTAAACAAGGACCTGAGCTTCGAATATTCGAACGGAGGTCATCCTCCTCCGATCCTCTATCAAAATGGAGAAGTTACAACTCTTTCCGGAATGGGACCTCTCATCATTCCGATTGAAATCAACGTAAAAGAAGAATTCAAATCCGTTCAGTTTGAGAAAGGTTCCTATCTTCTTCTTTATACGGACGGCGCGACCGAGATCACCGACAAGAGTATGAACATTCTCGGGGAAGAAAAATTGAAAAAAATCTTTCAAGAAAATATTTCCAAGGAGGGGGATATTCTCGTTTCTATGATGGAATCCATTCTTGCGCATTCGGACAGAGGCACGAATGATGACGATATCGCTATGATGGTATTGAAACTATGA
- a CDS encoding ABC transporter ATP-binding protein: MPDKAIEVRKLNLQLNRRTILDSVSFEVDSGTILGILGRSGSGKTSLFRAVLGVPAVKNSKQSGSIFIFGKDRKEIPIHELQPVFQDPVASFNPTWSLEKALKEPLRVLGGEIAERGEKSFQDLLQSFQLSGKNLNRNVLSFSGGELQRAAILRALLATPKILLLDEALGALDPILLGEVLFFLKRVSNEKKITILLITHSLRTAKKFCDQIGILEKGKLIDFGKTEEVLGNYKSSFTGELIRATDLSSLRV; encoded by the coding sequence ATGCCCGATAAAGCTATAGAAGTTCGAAAACTAAATCTCCAGTTGAACCGAAGAACGATTTTGGATTCCGTTTCGTTTGAAGTAGATTCTGGAACGATTCTGGGAATTTTAGGACGTTCGGGCTCCGGAAAAACATCTCTTTTCCGCGCGGTATTAGGAGTTCCCGCAGTTAAAAATTCAAAACAAAGCGGATCGATTTTCATTTTCGGAAAGGACCGAAAAGAAATTCCGATCCATGAGTTGCAACCTGTCTTTCAAGATCCCGTGGCAAGTTTTAATCCGACTTGGTCTTTGGAAAAGGCTCTCAAGGAGCCGCTTCGGGTTCTCGGAGGAGAAATCGCAGAGAGAGGAGAAAAATCTTTTCAAGATTTGCTGCAATCGTTTCAGTTATCCGGTAAGAATCTGAATCGAAACGTCCTTTCTTTTTCCGGCGGAGAACTTCAACGCGCCGCGATTTTACGCGCGTTACTCGCAACACCGAAGATTCTTTTATTGGACGAGGCATTAGGCGCGCTCGATCCGATTCTTCTCGGCGAGGTTCTGTTTTTTTTGAAAAGAGTTTCGAATGAAAAGAAAATTACGATTCTTCTCATCACACACAGCTTGAGGACCGCGAAGAAATTCTGCGATCAAATTGGAATATTAGAAAAAGGTAAATTAATCGATTTCGGGAAGACGGAAGAAGTGCTCGGGAATTATAAAAGTTCTTTTACGGGGGAACTCATTCGCGCGACCGATTTGAGCTCCCTCCGCGTTTGA
- a CDS encoding DoxX family protein, producing MNQEKIKTIIYWIVTALTAANYAFAGYVYLNRGPEVIAGITQLGYPLYFISILGVWKLLGAIAITVPRFPLLKEWAYAGMFFNLTAASVSNAVAGTEMIHAVFPLIALVLVALSWALRPADRRLEGIWHL from the coding sequence ATGAATCAGGAAAAAATTAAAACCATTATCTATTGGATAGTGACCGCACTTACCGCCGCTAACTACGCATTTGCAGGTTATGTGTATCTCAATCGGGGACCGGAAGTTATCGCTGGCATAACTCAACTCGGATATCCTCTTTACTTTATAAGTATTCTCGGGGTTTGGAAACTCCTCGGCGCAATTGCGATCACAGTCCCACGTTTTCCTCTTCTTAAAGAATGGGCATACGCAGGAATGTTTTTCAACCTCACAGCGGCGTCGGTTTCGAACGCGGTCGCCGGAACCGAAATGATTCACGCGGTATTTCCTCTAATCGCTCTCGTTCTAGTGGCGTTATCTTGGGCTTTGCGCCCCGCGGATAGAAGGTTGGAAGGAATTTGGCATCTATAA